The Lepisosteus oculatus isolate fLepOcu1 chromosome 4, fLepOcu1.hap2, whole genome shotgun sequence genome window below encodes:
- the LOC138238427 gene encoding uncharacterized protein, which produces MASAIEILAPGLVLIHLGSSNGNMSGNVSTAAVILTFNRTAGLETANRVLNDAVYEFKVFNITVTSLALGILAFTGIFCSISYYTRRRQFRQARAYENTVIHEKAKSPVDFKGVKRSHSLRSPLAMMRKQDTYRDSSQIYFIYSNPIAIAEGSNVIPGEHQVTFENIVMQRDDIRDTKGGIILDPSTFYMQL; this is translated from the exons ATGGCTTCTGCCATTGAAATCCTGGCGCCGGGGCTCGTGCTAATTCATTTGGGCAGTTCCAATGGCAACATGAGCGGGAACGTCAGCACTGCTGCAGTCATCCTCACTTTCAACAGGACTGCCGGTCTGGAGACAGCCAACAGGGTGCTCAATGATGCCGTCTATG AATTCAAAGTATTTAACATCACAGTTACCTCGCTAGCGTTGGGTATTCTCGCCTTTACGGGAATTTTCTGCAGCATCTCCTATTACACCCGAAGACG GCAATTCAGACAGGCCAGGGCGTATGAGAACACTGTCATTCACGAAAAAGCAAAGAGCCCGGTGGACTTCAAAGGAGTGAAGAGGAGCCACAGCCTCCGTAGCCCACTGGCCATGATGAGAAAGCAGGATACTTACAGGGACAGCTCTCAGATCTACTTCATATACAGCAATCCCATCGCCATTGCAGAGGGCAGCAATGTTATACCAGGAGAGCATCAGGTCACCTTTGAGAACATAGTAATGCAACGTGATGACATCAGAGATACCAAAGGAGGTATTATCCTTGATCCGTCCACATTTTACATGCAACTGTAG